The DNA window ACTCAATGAAGAATGGAGGAAAATATATAATAAAGCGGTTCAACTTTGGCAACGGGAGGAATTCGAAGAAGCTTCTGAGAAAATCTATCAGTCGGTCTCACTGGTCGAAAAAAAATACGGAAATGAGCATCTCTATATTGTTGATCCTCTTTACTTAAAAGCGATGATATCATTGAAGCAGGATAAAATAGACACTGCTGAAGCTATTTTTAAGCAAATAATCGCAATTCATCAAAAGCTACCCAGCGTCAATCCTCTTAAATTTGTGGCTCCCCTAATGCGTTTGGCAGATTTGGAGTCCGAGAGAGAAGATTACGCTAAAGCAGAGGAGTATACCAATCAGATCATATCGTACTTAACTGAAAACACCGGTGTTGACAACACGGTTTTGATTAATTTTTATTCCGATTTGGTCTATTACAGCTACTCGAAAGGAGAATACAAATTAGCAAAAGAGCGCTACAATAAACTCTCCGATTTTGTTTTGGATGTAGCGGAATCATTAATTTATTCTATACCCGATTCTTCGGTCGGAGCTTTACGAAGAAACAACTTTATTTCAGGCCAATATGCAACATTACTACTTATTTCAATAATGTTAGGAGAGAATGATGATACCGCCAAATGGAGAAATAAAATGGATGAAATTCAATTCTTGATAGACGAGGAGAAAGATTATGCATGGAGCAAGTACGGCTATTCTTATATTGACAGCATAAAAATAGTCTTTGATTATATGCAGAAATGTGCTGATCCGGTCTGTGTACATATCAATACTAAATTTAGTGAAAAACCGTACAAGTTCTCAGTTGAATATACTGGCTCCTTTCGTCCAACGAAAGAGCCTTCAAAAATATTGTTGCAAGCAATCGGAAAAATGGATCTCATTCCCAATCAGTTTATAGAGCAATACCAAGACGAAATGTTGGTCAAGAACGAAAACGGGGAATACTGGATGCCTGTTCCGCCTTTAGTAGCAGATATCTTTAAGTATGATAAGCAACCGGGAGACATCGTTGATATCTTGGTGTTCTTTCCTGGTGCTTTTTACGATCAAGATATCTTATGGTGGATATTCATGATAATCGAATTAAAGTAAAATTTTCCTTACTCCGTTCCACCATCCTCCGGGAGTTTAAGCAGTTGGATCGTCTTCATGCACGATTCATGCACCGTCTGCTTCCTGATGCCGAGCATGTTGCCTATCTCCTCGAACGTGAATCCCTTCGCGCGCAGCAGAAATATCTCCACCTGCCGCTCGGTAAGTTTACGTGAATTGACGATGAACTCGCAAAGATTTTTTATCATCAGCTTGTAAAGTTTGGCTGTTGCCTCTGATTCTTCTAAAAACGCCGAATAACTCTGTTTCTCTGTTATGAAATCCAATGACATGGAACTTCCTCCTTCCCGGCTTTACCGGAATGTTGAAAGAAGCTCCGTGAGTGGTCACTTCTGTTTCAGCGCGTGATTGGGCTTCAATAATAGTGTCTTTGACACCCTAACCGCTACAATAATATGCGGGTTAGGGCTTGCCCTGACCGCACTGATG is part of the Candidatus Neomarinimicrobiota bacterium genome and encodes:
- a CDS encoding tetratricopeptide repeat protein, with product MNKPVFFSILIVLIIIFASISYFSDRDEVPSDTMVPEKPKNRPTKQYKLSTIPNSDIIEIHDSLNEEWRKIYNKAVQLWQREEFEEASEKIYQSVSLVEKKYGNEHLYIVDPLYLKAMISLKQDKIDTAEAIFKQIIAIHQKLPSVNPLKFVAPLMRLADLESEREDYAKAEEYTNQIISYLTENTGVDNTVLINFYSDLVYYSYSKGEYKLAKERYNKLSDFVLDVAESLIYSIPDSSVGALRRNNFISGQYATLLLISIMLGENDDTAKWRNKMDEIQFLIDEEKDYAWSKYGYSYIDSIKIVFDYMQKCADPVCVHINTKFSEKPYKFSVEYTGSFRPTKEPSKILLQAIGKMDLIPNQFIEQYQDEMLVKNENGEYWMPVPPLVADIFKYDKQPGDIVDILVFFPGAFYDQDILWWIFMIIELK